From the Euphorbia lathyris chromosome 6, ddEupLath1.1, whole genome shotgun sequence genome, one window contains:
- the LOC136233748 gene encoding probable cinnamyl alcohol dehydrogenase 1, which yields MRCHSVLTPTNSRPNLVCIQRKKELLRGGSSLPPSDNPPFLLAAGEQQSICVNFDRMRLRLSRSSTDSHEPIQNHLEFWCIPKATSGSVGGDDVSLKITHCGICYADVIWSRNMHENSKYPMVPGHEIVGIVQEVGSNVSHFKVGDHVGVGMYVSSCGDCEYCNDREEYNCIKVPVLTFNAIDVDGTITKGGYSSFIVVHERFCFKILEGYPMASAAPLLCAGITVYNPMMRHGMNKPGKSLGVIGLGGLGHMAVKFGKAFGLKVTVISTSMSKKEEAIGLLGADNFVLSSDQEQMKAISKSFDFIVDTSSGDRPFYQYLSLLKAKQ from the exons ATGAGGTGTCACTCTGTTCTTACCCCTACAAATTCAAGACCTAATTTAGTTTGTATCCAAAGAAAGAAAGAGCTTTTGAGGGGTGGGTCTTCTCTGCCGCCGAGCGATAACCCACCCTTTCTTCTCGCCGCTGGAGAACAACAAAGCATCTGTGTGAACTTTGATAGGATGCGATTGCGATTAAGTCGATCATCAACTGATAGTCATGAACCCATACAAAATCATTTGGAATTTTGGTGCATCCCGAAAGCTACTTCTGG GTCTGTTGGTGGGGATGATGTTTCACTGAAAATTACACATTGTGGAATATGCTATGCTGATGTTATTTGGAGTAGGAATATGCACGAAAATTCAAAGTATCCCATGGTGCCAGG GCATGAAATTGTTGGAATCGTACAAGAAGTTGGTTCAAATGTTAGCCACTTCAAGGTTGGTGACCATGTTGGAGTAGGCATGTATGTTAGCTCATGTGGAGATTGTGAGTATTGTAATGATAGGGAAGAATATAATTGCATAAAAGTGCCAGTTCTGACCTTTAATGCCATTGATGTGGATGGAACAATAACAAAAGGAGGATATTCTAGCTTCATTGTTGTCCATGAAAG GTTCTGCTTTAAGATACTAGAGGGTTATCCTATGGCCTCAGCAGCACCATTGCTTTGTGCTGGAATTACTGTGTACAATCCAATGATGAGACATGGGATGAATAAACCAGGTAAATCTCTAGGAGTGATAGGACTAGGTGGTCTTGGTCACATGGCAGTGAAGTTCGGGAAGGCCTTCGGACTCAAGGTTACTGTTATTAGCACAAGCATGTCCAAGAAAGAGGAAGCCATTGGTTTGCTTGGGGCGGACAATTTTGTTCTCTCATCCGATCAAGAACAGATGAAG GCTATTTCGAAATCGTTTGATTTCATAGTGGACACATCATCTGGTGATCGCCCATTTTATCAATACTTGTCACTTTTGAAAG CTAAGCAATGA
- the LOC136233254 gene encoding uncharacterized protein has protein sequence MNPYKIIGNLAKSGQLLLAAEDRSRGMERESKASETLFGEEKIKEMVGYARGSDYVEVKCGCTSKRYGDTSATLQHFEFMPTANFFSSVIAVPPLYGLRKDLNLEPKKRNFWEMNLRNHPRVHELCQ, from the exons ATGAACCCATACAAAATCATCGGAAATCTCGCTAAATCCGGCCAGCTACTTCTGG CTGCAGAAGATAGAAGTAGAGGGATGGAAAGAGAATCAAAGGCGAGTGAAACATTATTTGGGGAGGAGAAAATAAAAGAGATGGTTGGATACGCTAGAGGAAGCGATTACGTTGAAGTTAAGTGTGGTTGCACCAGCAAAAGGTACGGAGACACCTCTGCAACACTTCAACACTTCGAGTTTATGCCAACCGCCAATTTCTTCTCATCAGTGATTGCAGTTCCGCCTCTCTACGGA CTAAGAAAGGATCTCAACCTTGAGCCTAAAAAGAGAAATTTCTGGGAAATGAACTTAAGGAATCATCCAAGAGTTCATGAACTGTGCCAATAG